A stretch of DNA from Candidatus Palauibacter polyketidifaciens:
CGCGGCCTCGAAACGCAGCTCCGCGGGCCCATCTCTCACCTCGAGCGTGGGCGTCGACGCGGTGAACGCAATCGAGCCGAGGGATACGGTATCGCCACGAAGCGTCAGCGCGTACGCCAGGACGGAGTCGTCCGGCCGCACCAACTCCACGTTGCGACCGCCGTGTCCACCCTCGGCGAAGTTCTCGTGCGCGAGCATCGTCGCGCCCACGAGGCGTGCGCCCCGCGTGTCGAACCGGTACTCGTACAGCTCCGACCGAACCGTGACGATCGAGCCTTCCCCGGCTGTGGCCGCGGTCTCCTCCACCTCCCCCGCAACCGCCGGCGTCTCCTCCGCTTCGGCCAGAACCGCCGCCACCTCCCGGGCCGCTCTCTCCTCGGCGGAGAGCCGGTCCAGCTCGTCCGCCGCGGTCGTGGTTTCCTGCGTCGCGACACTGTCGGGCGACACCGGTTCCGGCGGCCTTTCGCTCGGCGGGAAGAACACGTTCGAGAGGATCATCACGCCGACCATCAGCGCGATGGCGAGAAGCAGACGGCGTTCCATCAGCGCTCCCGGGCGGGAACCGGGTCGTAGCCGCACGACCCGAGGGGGTGACAGCGAAGAAGGCGCCGAACGCACAGCCAGACGCCTCGGACCGCTCCGAATCGCCGCACCGCGGTCAACGCGTATTCCGAGCAGCTCGGCTCGTACCTGCAGGAGGCCGGCAGCCAGGGAGAGACCACCAGCTGGTAGCCGCGAATCGCTCCGATGATCACCCGGCGCATACCGTCTCCAGCGAATCCATCAACGTCGTCCGAAGCCTCTCGTACGAGGCGTCGTAGGCGGCCGGTTTCGCTCTCACGACCAGGTCCAGATCGAGCCGGCGGGCTTCAAGGGCGGGCAATACGTGAAGGCGAGCGATCTCGGTCAGGCGCCGCCGTACGAGGTTTCGCGCGACCGCGCCGCGGCCGTGGCGAGGCGTCACAACCCCGATCCTGGAGCGGCCGGCGGTCGACCGAGCGAAGAAGACGTCCACGATGCGGCCACGGCTGGAGCGGCCCGCACGGATGGTTCGGCGAATCTCCCGTGCTGTGCGCAGCCGAGCCGCGCGAGGCCGTCGATAGCCTTCGGGCCGACGCCCGCTAGCGGCTTCGTCGCTTGCGACGGAACGCGTCACTGACGGTGAGCCGACGTCGACCCTTCCTTCGGCGGCGCGACAGCGTGCGGCGGCCCGCCTTCGTCTTCATGCGCGCCCGGAACCCATGATCCCGAACGCGCTTCCTGTTGGTCGGCTTGCTGTATGTGGGCTTCCCCATGTCACATCACCCGAGGCTTTCCGGTCATATCTTCAGGTCTTCGAGGCCAGCCCGGAAGTCTAGACCTGGCGCGGGATAGTGTCAATTCGGCGCGCCCGACGACGACGACGGCGCCCGATGCCGTCCGCCATCCATGCGCCATCCCGCGAGGTGTGTCCCTTCGTTGACACTCGCCGGCGGATTCGCCTAAGATCAGAACCCTTATCCCACCGTCTTCTTCTCATGCCAGCGCGTCACGGATGGAGCTGACTGCACACGAGGCCTGGATCAAGATTCGCGCGTCGGCGAAGCTCGTGCTCCCGGAGCAGACCTATCGCACCTGGCTCGGATCGACCGAGGCCGTCTCGCTTTCCGACGACACGCTCGTCGTCTCCGCGCCCACCCGGTTCGCGGTCGAATGGGTCGAGGACAAGTACGGGACGCTTCTGCGTGACATCTCCGAGCGGGAGCTCGGCGCGAGGCTTCGACTCCGCTTCGAGCACAAGGGAGCCGAGGAGCGTCTCGACTTCCCGGAGATCGCGGAACCCTACCCCGGCGACCCCGGTCACGCGCTGGCTTCCCAGACGCCGAATCGCGGAGGCCTTCCCGCGGCGGCGGCGCTGAACGAACGCTACACCTTCGCACGATTCGTCATTGGCGGCAGCAACGAACTCGCCGCGGCGGCGTCGGATCGCGTCGCCGCCGCACCGGCCACGACCTACAACCCGCTCTTCATCTGGGGTGGCACCGGTCTCGGCAAGACACACCTGATGCACGCGATCGGCAACACGATTCTCGACCGCCTTCCGGACTGCCAGGTCGCCTACGTCCCGTCCGAGCA
This window harbors:
- the yidD gene encoding membrane protein insertion efficiency factor YidD — translated: MRRVIIGAIRGYQLVVSPWLPASCRYEPSCSEYALTAVRRFGAVRGVWLCVRRLLRCHPLGSCGYDPVPARER
- a CDS encoding ribonuclease P protein component; protein product: MTRSVASDEAASGRRPEGYRRPRAARLRTAREIRRTIRAGRSSRGRIVDVFFARSTAGRSRIGVVTPRHGRGAVARNLVRRRLTEIARLHVLPALEARRLDLDLVVRAKPAAYDASYERLRTTLMDSLETVCAG
- the rpmH gene encoding 50S ribosomal protein L34 yields the protein MGKPTYSKPTNRKRVRDHGFRARMKTKAGRRTLSRRRRKGRRRLTVSDAFRRKRRSR